In the Parasteatoda tepidariorum isolate YZ-2023 chromosome 3, CAS_Ptep_4.0, whole genome shotgun sequence genome, one interval contains:
- the LOC107450651 gene encoding uncharacterized protein: MKYSIVLITLGTISVACGSVIQEIEEILAEPNEEYYDIHRVKCLELKEECTNSKDACCQNGFSDIICKCYALTKDSDKRKNVKEQELQKCWCERTGTLLQKTGDWISDIYKYVVR; this comes from the exons ATGAAATACTCTATAGTTTTGATTACATTGGGCACAATTTCTGTTGCATGTGGCTCTGTTATACAAGAAATAGAAG AAATACTTGCTGAACCGAATGAGGAATACTATGACATACATAG aGTGAAATGTCTTGAACTAAAAGAGGAATGCACAAACAGCAAAGATGCCTGCTGTCAAAATGGTTTTTCTGATATTATATGCAAATGCTATGCATTGACAAAAGACTCAGACAAGCGTAAGAATGTCAAAGAACAAGAGCTTCAAAAATGTTGGTGCGAAAGGACCGGGACACTTCTACAAAAAACTGGAGATTGGATATCggacatttataaatatgtcgTACGTTGA